The proteins below come from a single Micromonospora citrea genomic window:
- a CDS encoding ATP-binding protein — translation MTRHGYRLHRLEVRNWGTFDQRVWTFHLDGADSLLTGDIGSGKSTLVDAVTTLLLPANKISYNKAAGAETRERSLRSYVLGYYKSESNDATGTSKPVGLRSGSCFSVILGVFADETQGTTVTLAQVFWLNDANTGQPERFYVTAGTSLSISEDFLDFGTEISQLRRRLRQRGAKIADHFPEYGQDFRRRLGIASEQAMDLFHQTVSMKAVGNLNDFVRSHMLEPFDAASVIRQLIDHFDDLNRAHDAVLRAREQIAGLTPILAACDAHDQHGQTLQTLDAQRAALPHLVARRSADLLDAQITKLTDQLTTNRTLLDQVDGEIGALEEEHRRADLAREGLGGGRIRELERQIKDVSVTRDLRRDRMTGLNALLDAVGLARVADAATFATRQMAVAEEIQRYDSAIADLHTAATDAGVHVRDLEKDAAEINAELRSLSGRPSNIPRHNLALRQRLCAGLDLPETELPFVGELVQVRAEHVEWEGAAERVLRGFALSLLVPDEHYRAVADWVDEHHLDGRLVYYRVPATVPKTVETPPLNAGLQLFDTLDLKDSPLTPWLQRELRHRAAHQCVTTMVDFRRAPKAITRTGQLKDPSGRHEKDDRRRIDDRSQYVLGWSNESKIHALVEQGQRIDRLLDAARKTESELASKIKARSQRLGELHKITVYQDFADLDWEAATHTIERLQDEKRRIESGTQGIAELTAELDRLTQLLQGARRRRDEHSNKIVLTENALKAAESRRQEADELLDDPRHEAASAHFPQLMTLIPVQPVTPEGWDRLRESLMTTLARQRDDVMKKQNQESNKAVGLMTAFRSTYPLDTAEMDASLAAAAEYRTMHQRLVHDDLPRFEAEFKTYLNTNAIRDIATFHSQLRQQAALIKNRIATINESLVGIDYNPGRYIRLDGNPSPNVEVREFRTELRACTDDALGHDDSEQYSERKFLQVKALIERFRGREGQTETDRAWTRRVTDVRNWFTFTATERWRDDDTEYETYADSGGKSGGQKEKLAYTILAASLAYQFRLDAENTSTFRFVVIDEAFGRGSDDSTRFALALFQRLGLQLLIVTPLQKIHVIEPYVSAVGFVDNPTDNFSRLQTLTIDEYHRRRQAHTGADPEA, via the coding sequence ATGACCCGCCACGGCTACCGCCTGCACCGGTTGGAAGTCCGCAACTGGGGCACCTTTGATCAGCGGGTCTGGACCTTCCACCTCGACGGAGCCGACAGCCTCCTCACCGGCGACATCGGCTCTGGCAAGTCCACCCTTGTCGACGCAGTAACGACGCTGCTGCTACCAGCCAACAAGATCTCTTACAACAAGGCGGCCGGAGCGGAGACCCGCGAGCGGTCGCTGCGCTCCTACGTTCTCGGCTACTACAAGTCCGAGAGCAATGACGCCACCGGCACCTCCAAGCCGGTCGGATTGCGCAGCGGCAGTTGCTTTTCGGTGATCCTCGGCGTCTTCGCTGACGAGACGCAAGGAACGACAGTGACCCTCGCCCAAGTGTTCTGGCTGAACGATGCCAACACCGGCCAACCCGAGCGCTTCTACGTCACCGCCGGTACCTCCCTGTCGATCAGCGAAGACTTCCTCGACTTCGGCACGGAGATCTCCCAACTACGTCGACGGCTACGCCAACGCGGAGCCAAGATCGCCGATCACTTCCCTGAGTACGGCCAAGACTTCCGCCGGAGACTCGGCATCGCCTCCGAGCAGGCAATGGACCTGTTCCACCAGACCGTATCGATGAAGGCAGTCGGCAACCTCAACGACTTCGTCCGCAGCCACATGCTCGAACCCTTCGACGCCGCATCGGTGATCCGCCAGCTCATCGACCACTTTGACGACCTCAACCGCGCTCATGACGCGGTCCTGCGCGCCCGAGAACAGATCGCCGGGCTCACCCCGATTCTCGCGGCCTGCGACGCACACGACCAGCACGGCCAGACGCTGCAAACCCTCGACGCGCAACGCGCCGCCCTGCCGCACCTCGTCGCTCGCCGCAGCGCCGACCTCCTCGACGCACAGATCACGAAGTTGACCGACCAGCTCACCACAAACCGGACACTGCTCGACCAGGTGGACGGGGAGATCGGGGCCTTGGAAGAAGAACACCGCCGCGCCGACCTCGCACGAGAGGGCCTCGGCGGCGGACGCATCAGGGAACTCGAGCGACAGATCAAAGACGTCTCCGTAACCCGCGACCTGCGCAGGGACCGCATGACGGGCCTGAACGCACTGCTCGACGCAGTCGGACTCGCCCGCGTCGCCGACGCCGCCACCTTCGCGACCCGCCAGATGGCAGTCGCCGAGGAAATCCAGCGATATGACAGCGCGATCGCCGACCTTCACACCGCCGCCACCGACGCAGGCGTCCACGTCCGTGACCTGGAAAAGGACGCAGCCGAGATCAACGCCGAGCTGCGCAGCCTTAGCGGCCGACCGAGCAACATCCCACGCCACAACCTCGCCCTGCGGCAACGTCTCTGCGCTGGCCTCGACCTACCCGAAACCGAACTACCCTTCGTCGGCGAACTCGTCCAAGTCCGCGCCGAACACGTCGAGTGGGAAGGCGCCGCCGAACGCGTCCTGCGAGGCTTCGCGCTGTCGCTGCTCGTCCCCGATGAGCACTACCGGGCAGTCGCCGACTGGGTCGACGAACACCATCTGGACGGCCGACTCGTCTACTACCGGGTACCAGCCACCGTGCCTAAGACGGTCGAGACGCCGCCGCTCAACGCCGGCCTCCAACTGTTTGACACCCTCGACCTCAAAGACTCACCGCTCACCCCGTGGCTGCAACGGGAACTTCGCCACCGCGCGGCACACCAATGCGTCACCACCATGGTCGACTTCCGTCGCGCTCCCAAGGCGATCACCCGGACCGGCCAGCTTAAGGACCCTTCTGGACGCCACGAAAAAGACGACCGCAGACGCATCGACGACCGCAGCCAATACGTCCTGGGCTGGTCCAACGAGTCGAAGATCCACGCCCTCGTCGAACAGGGCCAACGAATCGACCGCCTCCTAGACGCCGCCCGCAAGACCGAGAGCGAGCTCGCCAGCAAGATCAAAGCCCGGAGCCAGCGGCTGGGCGAGCTCCACAAGATCACCGTCTACCAGGACTTCGCCGACCTCGACTGGGAAGCAGCCACCCACACGATAGAACGCCTGCAGGACGAGAAACGTCGCATCGAGTCCGGCACCCAAGGTATCGCCGAACTCACCGCCGAACTGGACCGCCTCACGCAACTGCTGCAGGGCGCGAGACGCCGTCGTGACGAGCACAGCAACAAGATCGTCCTCACCGAGAACGCGTTGAAAGCTGCCGAGTCTCGCCGCCAAGAGGCCGACGAGCTTCTCGACGACCCACGCCATGAAGCGGCAAGTGCCCACTTCCCGCAGCTCATGACGCTCATCCCGGTCCAACCGGTCACGCCCGAGGGCTGGGACCGCCTCCGCGAATCACTCATGACGACACTCGCGCGCCAGCGGGACGACGTCATGAAGAAGCAGAACCAGGAGAGCAACAAGGCGGTCGGCCTGATGACGGCCTTCCGCAGCACCTACCCCCTGGACACCGCGGAGATGGACGCCTCGCTCGCGGCCGCCGCCGAGTACCGCACCATGCACCAGCGCCTCGTCCACGATGACCTACCTCGCTTCGAAGCCGAGTTCAAGACCTACCTCAACACCAACGCCATCCGGGACATCGCCACCTTCCACTCCCAACTGCGTCAACAGGCCGCCCTCATCAAGAACCGCATCGCCACGATCAACGAATCCCTCGTCGGGATCGACTACAACCCAGGCCGCTACATCCGGCTCGACGGCAACCCGAGCCCGAACGTCGAGGTCCGCGAGTTCCGAACCGAGCTGCGCGCCTGCACGGACGACGCCCTCGGCCACGATGACTCCGAGCAATACTCGGAACGTAAATTCCTCCAGGTCAAAGCCCTCATCGAGCGCTTCCGCGGCCGGGAAGGCCAGACAGAGACCGACCGCGCCTGGACCAGACGCGTCACCGACGTCCGCAACTGGTTCACCTTTACAGCCACCGAGCGCTGGCGAGACGACGACACCGAATACGAAACCTACGCTGACTCCGGCGGCAAGTCCGGAGGGCAGAAAGAGAAGCTCGCCTACACCATCCTGGCCGCGTCCCTGGCCTACCAGTTTCGTCTCGACGCCGAGAACACCAGCACATTCCGGTTCGTCGTCATCGACGAAGCCTTCGGCCGTGGCTCCGACGACTCCACCCGCTTCGCGCTTGCCCTGTTCCAGCGTCTCGGCCTGCAACTGCTGATCGTCACACCCCTGCAGAAGATCCACGTCATCGAGCCATACGTATCCGCAGTCGGCTTCGTCGACAACCCCACCGACAACTTCTCCCGGCTGCAGACCCTGACCATCGACGAATACCACCGCCGGCGACAGGCCCACACCGGCGCCGACCCGGAGGCATAA
- a CDS encoding Wadjet anti-phage system protein JetD domain-containing protein, which produces MPRSRSSQRASWATVEDVIAVLRRRWERGDFLRDVAHGTSPTPVAVPLKGPTAADTADNFGDVQQWATRWREVDGRSLRVEYRSVGGRLIGTNQLPNKAWIDTPDALWRTLGVQAQVDRYQTLLDVTRAVSPPIAAWAAERPMKLLTHEQDWIRLLDTVAWIDHHADPATYLRQIDVHDVDTKFVETRRSILAELLDRHLPADRVNVAHPPSAFAERYGLRPKPLLVRIRFLDNHHRPVPYSDLTVRASELAATPPPVATVYVVENETTFLAFPPVHDAAVILGSGYAVAKLEPLTWLRDRNLIYWGDIDTHGFAILDRLRAAFSHTRSILMDRETLLTHRAHWGREPTPTRRSLPQLTEQERALVDDLVNGTFAPSLRLEQEHIRYSAISDALKASAD; this is translated from the coding sequence ATGCCGCGCAGCCGCAGCAGCCAACGAGCCTCATGGGCCACCGTCGAGGACGTCATCGCCGTCTTGCGACGGCGCTGGGAACGCGGCGACTTCCTGCGCGACGTTGCCCACGGCACATCCCCAACACCGGTCGCCGTGCCGTTGAAAGGACCGACCGCCGCCGACACCGCCGACAACTTCGGGGATGTCCAACAGTGGGCCACCCGCTGGCGCGAAGTCGACGGCCGATCCCTGCGTGTCGAGTACCGCAGCGTAGGCGGACGGCTCATCGGCACCAACCAACTCCCGAACAAGGCATGGATAGACACGCCCGACGCCCTCTGGCGAACGCTCGGCGTCCAGGCCCAGGTCGACCGCTATCAAACCCTCCTCGACGTAACCCGCGCCGTCTCACCTCCGATAGCCGCGTGGGCCGCCGAGCGCCCGATGAAGCTCCTCACCCACGAACAGGACTGGATTCGCCTGCTCGACACGGTCGCGTGGATCGACCATCACGCCGATCCCGCCACCTACCTGCGACAGATCGACGTCCACGACGTCGACACCAAGTTCGTCGAGACCCGCCGCAGCATCCTCGCCGAGCTACTCGACCGACACCTCCCCGCTGATCGAGTCAACGTCGCTCACCCGCCGTCAGCCTTCGCTGAACGCTACGGACTACGGCCCAAGCCTCTGCTCGTTCGAATCCGCTTCCTCGACAACCACCACCGCCCCGTGCCGTACAGCGACCTCACCGTCCGCGCGAGCGAACTGGCGGCCACACCCCCGCCTGTGGCGACCGTCTATGTCGTCGAGAACGAAACCACCTTCCTCGCCTTCCCGCCCGTCCACGACGCTGCCGTCATCCTCGGCAGCGGCTACGCCGTCGCGAAACTTGAGCCCCTGACATGGCTCCGCGACCGCAACCTCATCTACTGGGGCGACATCGACACACACGGATTCGCCATCCTCGATCGGCTGCGCGCCGCCTTCTCACACACACGCTCAATTCTCATGGACCGCGAAACCCTGCTCACCCACCGCGCACACTGGGGTCGCGAACCGACGCCCACCCGCCGATCACTTCCGCAGCTTACGGAACAAGAGCGTGCACTTGTTGACGACCTCGTCAATGGCACATTCGCCCCGTCCCTCCGGCTAGAGCAGGAACACATCCGATACTCAGCGATAAGCGATGCCCTCAAGGCTTCGGCCGATTGA
- a CDS encoding relaxase/mobilization nuclease domain-containing protein produces the protein MSDTTVGRAEPVRAGNRPSAKPVWHCSMRLAPEDRERVLTDGTWGRMAREMLTEAGLATEADDPGLRWVVVRHNDDHIHVVATLVREDGRTNWACNDYRKCVKATYNVARRYGLRRQVPPADRTAHRRPHPVEVGKARRKGWSDTPRDELRRRVRTAVAAAGAELEFFDRLAEAGVLIRVRRSTVIADEITGYAVALPGAGTGDGRPVWFSGGRLALDLTLPKLRRRWGDPPPAVGLPSGGRVAARAQALRDAVGVTQVAAEEIRRSAREDPAAAQAAATAAADVLTSLAYAREGSLRGPLHRAAEVFDRAARDMYARTARTTSRSYELRAMSRLVALIGRIAADEDSVAAMALVLDWPGLPTRLSTSAPLSSDCTRHRQPGTRPGNSGLSPPAGSGR, from the coding sequence ATGAGTGACACCACGGTGGGCCGGGCGGAGCCGGTACGAGCCGGGAACAGACCGTCGGCAAAGCCGGTGTGGCACTGCTCGATGCGCTTGGCGCCGGAGGACCGCGAGCGGGTGCTCACCGACGGCACCTGGGGGCGCATGGCCCGGGAGATGCTCACCGAAGCGGGACTCGCCACGGAAGCGGACGACCCGGGCCTGCGATGGGTGGTGGTGCGGCACAACGACGACCACATCCACGTCGTCGCCACACTTGTGCGCGAAGACGGCCGCACGAACTGGGCTTGCAACGACTACCGCAAGTGTGTGAAGGCCACCTACAACGTCGCCCGCCGCTACGGCCTGCGCAGGCAGGTGCCCCCGGCCGACCGCACCGCCCACCGGAGGCCACACCCGGTGGAGGTCGGCAAGGCCCGCCGCAAGGGTTGGAGCGACACCCCGCGCGACGAGTTGCGACGGCGGGTCCGCACCGCCGTCGCCGCCGCTGGCGCCGAGCTGGAGTTTTTCGACCGGCTGGCGGAGGCAGGGGTGCTGATCAGAGTGCGTCGCAGCACCGTCATCGCCGATGAGATCACCGGCTACGCCGTCGCCCTGCCTGGCGCGGGCACTGGTGACGGTCGACCCGTGTGGTTCTCCGGTGGGCGCCTCGCCCTCGACCTGACCCTGCCGAAGCTGCGCCGCCGGTGGGGCGACCCGCCGCCGGCCGTCGGCCTACCGTCGGGAGGTCGGGTCGCGGCCCGCGCCCAAGCCCTACGCGACGCCGTCGGCGTCACCCAGGTCGCGGCTGAAGAGATCCGCCGCAGCGCCCGCGAGGATCCCGCGGCCGCTCAGGCCGCCGCTACCGCTGCAGCCGACGTGCTCACCAGCCTGGCGTACGCGAGGGAAGGCAGCCTGCGTGGGCCGTTGCACCGGGCGGCGGAGGTGTTCGACCGCGCCGCACGCGACATGTACGCACGGACCGCGCGCACGACGTCCCGCTCGTACGAACTGAGGGCGATGTCGCGGCTGGTAGCGCTCATAGGTCGCATCGCCGCAGACGAGGACTCGGTCGCCGCGATGGCGCTGGTGCTCGACTGGCCCGGCTTGCCGACGCGCTTGAGTACCTCCGCACCGCTCAGCAGCGACTGCACCAGGCACAGGCAGCCCGGGACGCGGCCCGGCAACTCCGGACTCTCGCCACCGGCTGGCAGCGGTCGGTAA
- a CDS encoding NYN domain-containing protein has protein sequence MAEAQPASYRRAALFVDFENVYIGLRNSSPDAAAAFATDPGRWVRWMEQDLGPFRVDDDEVPRVLLRRICYLEPSHSGRFRSYFTRAGFRVVDCPSLTSMGKNSADIHMVLDILDTLTHPTRFDDFVVLSTDADFTPVFMRLREHDRTSAMLVSGPTAAALQSVCDFAIPDIMFIEEALGLSPSQAGVDQVRTPVPQPRATAAAPSDRDSDSVRNRLEAAVRELVAQSTAPVDLASAAHYVRKAVGREATTDWAGAGGFKQFVAAIQSDTLVLEPRHPGWLFDPARHELVQPASAPEIAERVSRVVGAPLIGTDAYRALFRSIADEGRANPALPQAQAEEVIREACGRRGHTVTRSAIHFVLIGLKYSGVDWREARHDAASLASEFAGNVLRLTVNARMELTEAERAAVRAWIQDEH, from the coding sequence ATGGCCGAAGCCCAGCCTGCTTCGTATCGCCGTGCGGCGCTGTTCGTCGACTTCGAGAACGTGTACATCGGTTTGCGCAACTCGAGTCCCGACGCGGCTGCGGCGTTCGCCACGGACCCGGGCCGGTGGGTGCGGTGGATGGAGCAGGATCTCGGCCCGTTCCGGGTCGACGACGACGAAGTCCCGCGGGTGCTGCTACGTCGGATCTGTTATCTGGAGCCGAGCCATTCTGGCAGGTTCCGTTCATACTTCACTCGGGCCGGGTTCCGGGTCGTGGACTGCCCGTCGCTGACGAGCATGGGCAAGAACAGTGCCGACATCCACATGGTGCTCGACATCCTCGATACCCTGACCCACCCGACCCGGTTCGACGATTTCGTCGTCCTGTCGACCGACGCGGACTTCACCCCGGTGTTCATGCGGCTGCGGGAGCACGACAGGACGTCGGCGATGCTGGTGAGCGGGCCGACCGCTGCCGCGCTGCAGTCGGTGTGCGACTTCGCGATTCCGGACATCATGTTCATCGAGGAGGCCTTGGGCCTGAGTCCGTCGCAGGCCGGGGTGGACCAGGTTCGTACCCCCGTGCCGCAGCCACGCGCGACTGCTGCTGCGCCGTCCGACCGCGACAGTGACAGCGTGCGGAACCGCCTCGAGGCGGCGGTGCGGGAGCTTGTGGCGCAGTCGACGGCGCCGGTCGACCTCGCCTCCGCAGCGCACTACGTCCGCAAGGCCGTGGGACGGGAGGCGACGACGGACTGGGCCGGGGCGGGCGGGTTCAAGCAGTTCGTCGCGGCGATCCAGAGCGACACGCTGGTGCTGGAGCCGCGCCACCCCGGATGGCTGTTCGACCCGGCCAGGCATGAGCTGGTCCAGCCCGCGAGCGCGCCGGAGATCGCCGAACGGGTGAGCCGGGTCGTCGGAGCACCCTTGATTGGCACAGATGCCTATCGGGCCCTGTTCCGGTCGATCGCCGACGAGGGTCGCGCCAATCCCGCCTTGCCACAGGCGCAGGCGGAGGAGGTGATCCGTGAGGCGTGCGGCCGGCGGGGACACACGGTCACCAGGAGCGCGATCCACTTCGTGCTCATCGGCCTGAAGTACAGCGGGGTCGACTGGCGGGAAGCACGACACGACGCGGCGAGCCTCGCCTCGGAGTTCGCCGGTAACGTGCTGCGGCTGACGGTCAACGCTCGGATGGAGTTGACGGAGGCGGAGCGGGCCGCGGTGCGCGCGTGGATCCAGGACGAGCACTGA
- a CDS encoding APH(3'') family aminoglycoside O-phosphotransferase has product MSDHPDPHAGSPALLGLCGGDWLPVAAGESGAAVFRSADATRYAKCVPAADVADLKAERDRIVWASGQGVPGARVLDWHLGDAGACLVTSAVPGVPADQVPAEDLRAAWKRIGDAVRHLHEVPVSQCPFRRDLDTMVAVARDVVARDAVNPDFLPVEQQQTPGTELLARLTRQIPRRREQEVADTVVCHGDLCLPNIILDPQTLDVAGFIDLGRLGLADRYADLALLLANARETWLDEERARAADAAFAESYGIALDHDRLRFYLHLDPLTWG; this is encoded by the coding sequence ATGAGCGATCACCCCGACCCTCACGCCGGATCGCCGGCGCTACTCGGCCTGTGTGGCGGTGACTGGTTGCCTGTAGCAGCAGGCGAGTCGGGAGCAGCAGTCTTTCGTAGCGCGGACGCCACCCGGTACGCCAAGTGCGTACCCGCTGCGGACGTAGCCGACCTGAAGGCCGAGCGCGACCGGATCGTCTGGGCGAGCGGTCAGGGCGTGCCGGGCGCTCGGGTGCTCGACTGGCATCTAGGTGACGCGGGCGCGTGCCTGGTAACGAGTGCCGTACCCGGCGTACCTGCCGATCAGGTGCCCGCTGAAGACCTGCGGGCCGCTTGGAAACGCATCGGGGACGCGGTCCGCCACCTGCACGAGGTGCCCGTATCACAGTGTCCATTCCGCCGGGACCTGGACACGATGGTCGCCGTGGCGCGCGACGTGGTCGCCCGTGACGCCGTCAACCCGGACTTCCTCCCCGTCGAGCAGCAGCAGACGCCCGGCACCGAGCTGCTAGCCCGCCTCACCCGGCAGATTCCGCGGCGACGGGAGCAGGAGGTCGCCGACACGGTCGTCTGCCACGGGGACCTATGCCTGCCCAACATCATCTTGGACCCGCAAACGCTGGACGTGGCGGGCTTCATCGACCTGGGTCGCCTCGGGCTGGCCGACCGCTACGCCGACCTGGCGCTGCTGCTCGCCAACGCGCGAGAGACATGGTTGGACGAGGAGCGGGCGCGGGCCGCGGACGCGGCGTTCGCCGAAAGCTATGGCATTGCCCTCGACCACGACCGCCTGCGCTTCTACCTCCATCTCGACCCGCTCACCTGGGGCTGA
- a CDS encoding transposase — protein MAAGGVAGGKTVAAQRQAWICFEDEAGQTLRPPKARTWGRRGHTPQIPVSGKGSGRVSIAGLACYKPGQRPRLIYRTITHRGRKNERRSFGERDYISLLDAAHQQLGGPIVLVWDNLNTHISAAMRQMIAARDWLNVIRLPAYAPDLNPTEQVWSHLKRSIGNLAVHGVDHLLTIIRNRLKRIQYRPDLLDGFLTHTGLTLDDST, from the coding sequence GTGGCGGCGGGAGGTGTGGCCGGCGGGAAAACGGTAGCGGCGCAGCGGCAGGCGTGGATCTGCTTCGAGGACGAGGCCGGTCAGACGCTGCGCCCACCGAAGGCCCGCACCTGGGGCCGACGCGGCCACACTCCACAGATCCCGGTGTCGGGCAAGGGATCCGGGCGAGTCTCGATCGCCGGCCTGGCCTGCTACAAACCCGGCCAGCGTCCCCGGCTGATCTACCGCACCATCACCCACCGTGGCCGCAAGAACGAACGACGCAGCTTCGGCGAACGCGACTACATCAGCCTGCTCGACGCCGCCCACCAGCAACTCGGCGGGCCGATCGTGCTCGTCTGGGACAACCTCAACACCCACATCAGCGCCGCCATGCGGCAGATGATCGCCGCCCGAGACTGGCTGAACGTGATCCGCCTGCCCGCCTACGCCCCCGACCTCAACCCCACCGAGCAGGTCTGGTCCCACCTCAAACGCAGCATCGGAAACCTCGCCGTCCACGGCGTCGACCACCTCCTGACGATCATCCGCAACCGACTCAAGCGCATCCAATACCGCCCTGACCTACTCGACGGCTTCCTGACCCACACCGGCCTGACCCTCGACGACTCAACCTGA
- a CDS encoding winged helix-turn-helix domain-containing protein: MPMEVGCPRGGGPSVRRCGGRRRGGSLRRVSVPEVAARLRVSQTAVYGWRKRWRDGGEDALASKGPGGSRCRLDEARLRRLADALDEGPAAHGFGDDQRWTLARVSDLIARMFRTRYTLRGTSYLLHRIGWSVQVPSHRPVERDEAAVATWRREVWPAGKR; this comes from the coding sequence ATGCCGATGGAGGTGGGTTGTCCGCGCGGGGGCGGGCCAAGCGTGAGGCGGTGCGGCGGCAGGCGGCGGGGTGGTTCGCTGCGACGGGTGTCGGTGCCGGAGGTCGCGGCCAGGCTGCGGGTGTCGCAGACTGCGGTGTACGGGTGGCGCAAGCGGTGGCGGGACGGTGGCGAAGACGCCCTCGCGTCGAAAGGGCCTGGTGGATCTCGCTGCCGGCTGGATGAGGCTCGGCTGCGGCGGCTGGCCGACGCGTTGGACGAGGGGCCGGCGGCGCACGGCTTCGGTGATGATCAGCGGTGGACCCTGGCTCGGGTGTCGGACCTGATCGCGCGGATGTTCCGTACCCGCTACACGCTGCGCGGCACGTCGTACCTGCTGCACCGCATCGGCTGGTCGGTGCAGGTCCCGTCGCATCGGCCCGTCGAACGCGACGAGGCCGCGGTCGCGACGTGGCGGCGGGAGGTGTGGCCGGCGGGAAAACGGTAG
- a CDS encoding LysR family transcriptional regulator, producing MPLPPWISDLPALDLLLSVAETGSVGRAARAHGITQPSASARLARLERRLGVPLLVRTRRGSLLTPAGETVVAWSRTVIDAAQNLADGVLTLRADRQARLRISASLTVAEYLLPTWLLTLRRIHPELGISADVANSHGVVEAVRSGAVDVGFVESPDIPPDLGARLVGDDRLALVVAADYPLAAHAWRALRPTDLADQPLLLREPGSGTRDTFLNAVECAFGFAPSLPHAISLGSTTTILSTVRAGGGIGVVSSRAAAPAVAAGELVELRVEGLPLTRPLHALWLGRSPTALATELLAIAAAPATRR from the coding sequence ATGCCACTGCCTCCCTGGATAAGCGACCTGCCGGCGCTCGACCTGCTGCTGTCCGTCGCCGAGACGGGGAGCGTCGGACGCGCGGCGCGGGCCCACGGGATCACCCAGCCAAGCGCCAGTGCTCGGCTTGCCAGGCTGGAGCGCCGGCTCGGCGTACCGCTGCTGGTGCGTACGCGGCGCGGCAGCCTTCTCACGCCCGCTGGTGAGACGGTCGTCGCCTGGTCGCGTACCGTCATCGACGCCGCGCAGAACCTGGCCGACGGAGTTCTGACGCTGCGCGCCGACCGGCAGGCGCGACTGCGTATCTCGGCGAGCCTCACCGTCGCCGAGTACCTGCTGCCCACCTGGCTGCTGACGCTGCGCCGCATCCATCCCGAACTGGGCATCTCGGCCGACGTCGCGAACAGCCACGGCGTCGTCGAGGCCGTCCGCTCGGGCGCGGTGGACGTGGGGTTCGTCGAGTCACCCGACATTCCGCCCGACCTGGGCGCCCGCCTCGTGGGCGACGACCGGCTCGCCCTGGTCGTCGCCGCCGACTACCCGCTCGCCGCGCACGCCTGGCGCGCGTTGCGGCCGACCGACCTCGCCGATCAGCCCCTGTTGCTGCGCGAGCCCGGCTCCGGCACCCGCGACACGTTCCTGAACGCGGTCGAGTGCGCCTTCGGCTTCGCACCGTCGCTGCCGCATGCCATCAGCCTCGGCTCGACCACCACGATCCTCTCCACGGTCCGTGCCGGGGGTGGCATCGGTGTGGTCAGCTCGCGTGCGGCCGCGCCCGCCGTGGCAGCGGGAGAACTGGTCGAGCTCCGCGTCGAGGGCCTCCCGCTGACACGCCCGCTGCACGCCCTGTGGCTGGGTCGTAGCCCGACCGCCCTCGCGACGGAACTGCTGGCGATCGCCGCCGCTCCTGCCACCCGGCGATAG